In the Leptospira sp. WS4.C2 genome, one interval contains:
- a CDS encoding VanW family protein, producing the protein MIPALKLKIKVTKRWIGAILTGQYLRFGLNSKNQSDGDWQEETLITLPILPSPLKEGKLQNLRIAVEQMNDRVLLPGKIFSFWYEIGNPTIQKGYKEGRVIRNGDVSSEVAGGLCQLSGIIYYLSLELGLGVIERFPHSRDLYTEETRFTPLGTDASVVYPTKDLRILNTFPFPLLFHWELTESNLTFCIRSTEPLKRRRLYFQQTQKNGFSNVKVFLESEENGSPLLCSSDDYLL; encoded by the coding sequence TTGATTCCAGCATTGAAACTTAAAATCAAAGTCACTAAAAGATGGATTGGCGCTATTCTCACAGGACAATACTTACGATTCGGATTGAATTCAAAAAACCAATCGGATGGGGATTGGCAGGAAGAAACTTTAATCACACTCCCCATCCTTCCCTCACCTCTAAAAGAAGGGAAACTCCAAAACCTTCGGATTGCGGTTGAACAAATGAACGATCGCGTTTTGCTTCCTGGTAAAATCTTTTCTTTCTGGTATGAAATTGGAAACCCCACCATCCAGAAAGGTTACAAAGAAGGGCGAGTGATTCGCAATGGAGATGTTAGTTCCGAAGTTGCAGGTGGGCTTTGCCAATTGTCTGGAATCATTTACTACCTTTCCTTAGAACTCGGCCTGGGTGTTATAGAACGATTCCCCCACTCCCGTGATCTGTATACAGAGGAAACTAGATTCACTCCACTAGGTACGGATGCCTCTGTCGTTTATCCGACTAAGGACTTACGAATTTTAAATACATTTCCCTTTCCTTTACTTTTCCACTGGGAACTTACTGAATCAAATCTTACATTTTGTATCCGAAGTACAGAGCCACTCAAACGACGGAGATTGTATTTTCAACAGACCCAAAAAAATGGATTTTCGAATGTGAAAGTCTTCTTAGAATCAGAAGAAAATGGCAGTCCCCTCTTATGTTCATCCGATGACTACCTTTTGTAA